Proteins from one Triticum aestivum cultivar Chinese Spring chromosome 7A, IWGSC CS RefSeq v2.1, whole genome shotgun sequence genomic window:
- the LOC123148376 gene encoding pentatricopeptide repeat-containing protein At4g16470, translating into MDSSSLARKLRSLCIAGELSRAVSLLHRSAVFAVSSAYALLLQECVNRRDARLGKRIHARMVSTGFRCSDYMATKLLIFYSKIGELGVARNLFDGMPRRDVVAWNAMISGCTRGREEAQAVDMFGLVRAEGLRPDQFTFASVLCACARMAALDHGRRVHGVMVKSAVAAVNVFANSALVDMYLKCSSAEDARRAFAAAPERNVTMWTALISGHGQHGHVREALALFGEMTRDGFRPNDVTFLAVLSACAHGGLVDEGLMHFSSMPSDYGLTPKGAHYAAVVDMLARVGRLREAYELVKNLPDCQEHSVVWGALLGACRKHGDVGLVELAAQRFFRLQPGNAGKYVVLANTYAACDMWDSVAGMHESMKSLGIRKDPAWSAVEVQGKKHVFLARDTYHDESWEIYEACNALARSINEHSLRV; encoded by the coding sequence ATGGACTCGAGTAGCCTAGCGCGAAAGCTGAGGTCGCTGTGCATCGCGGGGGAGCTCTCTCGTGCCGTGAGCCTCCTCCACCGGAGCGCCGTGTTCGCCGTCTCGAGCGCCTACGCTCTTCTGCTGCAAGAGTGCGTGAACCGGAGGGACGCGAGGCTCGGCAAGAGGATCCACGCGCGCATGGTCTCCACCGGCTTCAGATGCAGCGACTACATGGCCACCAAGCTGCTGATATTTTATTCCAAGATCGGGGAGCTCGGCGTCGCCCGGaacctgttcgacggaatgccgCGCAGGGACGTCGTGGCGTGGAACGCGATGATATCCGGGTGCACGCGCGGGCGGGAGGAGGCGCAGGCGGTGGACATGTTCGGCCTGGTGCGGGCTGAGGGGCTGAGGCCGGACCAGTTCACGTTCGCGTCGGTGCTCTGCGCGTGCGCCAGGATGGCCGCGCTGGACCACGGCCGGCGCGTGCACGGCGTCATGGTCAagtccgccgtcgccgccgtcaacGTGTTCGCCAACAGCGCGCTCGTCGACATGTACCTCAAGTGCAGCAGCGCCGAGGACGCGCGCCGGGCGTTCGCGGCCGCGCCGGAGCGGAACGTCACCATGTGGACCGCGCTCATCTCCGGGCACGGCCAGCACGGCCACGTGCGCGAGGCGCTGGCGCTCTTCGGCGAGATGACGCGCGACGGGTTCCGGCCGAACGACGTGACGTTCCTCGCTGTGCTCTCGGCCTGCGCGCACGGCGGGCTCGTCGATGAGGGTCTGATGCACTTCTCGTCCATGCCGTCGGACTACGGGCTCACCCCGAAGGGCGCGCACTACGCGGCGGTGGTCGACATGCTCGCCAGGGTCGGCAGGCTCCGCGAAGCCTACGAGCTTGTCAAGAACCTGCCGGACTGCCAGGAGCACTCGGTGGTCTGGGGCGCGCTGCTGGGCGCCTGCAGGAAGCACGGCGACGTGGGGCTGGTCGAGCTTGCCGCGCAGCGCTTCTTTCGGCTGCAGCCGGGGAATGCCGGCAAGTACGTCGTCCTCGCGAACACGTACGCTGCCTGCGACATGTGGGACAGCGTGGCCGGTATGCACGAGTCCATGAAGTCGCTGGGCATTCGGAAGGACCCTGCTTGGAGCGCCGTCGAAGTCCAGGGGAAGAAGCACGTCTTCCTCGCCAGAGACACATACCACGACGAGAGTTGGGAGATATATGAAGCCTGCAATGCCTTGGCCCGCTCGATCAACGAGCACTCCTTGCGAGTGTGA
- the LOC123148377 gene encoding probable glucomannan 4-beta-mannosyltransferase 9 — MEAAEQIAVVWKQVRGPVIAPLLRASVMVCLAMCVILFVEKVYMAVVIVAMRLIGRHPERQWRWEPLRDDDPELGNAAYPMVLVQIPMYNEREVYKKSIGAACGLSWPSDRIVIQVLDDSTDPAIKELVQAECHRWANKGVNIKYEIRDNRRGYKAGALKEGMKHGYVKDCDYVVIFDADFQPEPDYLSRAMPFLVHNPEIALVQARWVFVNANECLMTRMQEMSLDYHFKVEQEVGSSAYAFFGFNGTAGVWRISALNEAGGWKDRTTVEDMDLAVRASLKGWKFVCLGDLRVKSELPSTFKAFRYQQHRWSCGPANLFRKMLMEIVKNQKVTLWKKIYVIYNFFLVRKIIGHILTSVFYCLVIPATVFVPEVEIPRWGYFYIPTVITLLNAVGTPRSFHLVIFWVLFENVMSLHRTKATFSGLLELGRVNEWVVTEKLGDILKMKVQSKVTKKLRMRIRERLQLLELGVAAYIFFCGSYDLLFGKRYYYVFLFMQSIAFFVVGVGFVGTLVPN, encoded by the exons ATGGAGGCGGCGGAGCAGATTGCGGTGGTGTGGAAGCAGGTCCGCGGCCCGGTCATCGCGCCGCTGCTGCGCGCGTCCGTGATGGTCTGCCTCGCCATGTGCGTGATCCTGTTCGTGGAGAAGGTGTACATGGCCGTCGTCATCGTGGCGATGAGGCTGATCGGCCGCCACCCCGAGCGGCAGTGGCGGTGGGAGCCCCTCCGCGACGACGACCCCGAGCTCGGCAACGCCGCCTATCCCatggtcctcgtccagatccccaTGTACAACGAACGCGAG GTTTACAAGAAGTCGATCGGGGCGGCGTGCGGGCTGTCCTGGCCGTCGGATCGGATCGTCATCCAGGTGCTGGACGACTCCACGGACCCCGCCATCAAG GAGCTGGTGCAGGCGGAGTGCCATCGGTGGGCGAACAAGGGTGTAAACATCAAGTACGAGATCCGGGACAACCGGCGCGGGTACAAGGCCGGCGCGCTCAAGGAAGGCATGAAGCACGGCTACGTCAAGGACTGCGACTATGTGGTCATCTTCGACGCCGACTTCCAGCCCGAGCCGGATTACCTGAGCCGCGCCATGCCCTTCCTCGTCCACAACCCCGAGATCGCCCTCGTCCAGGCCCGCTGGGTATTCG TGAATGCAAATGAGTGCTTGATGACAAGGATGCAGGAGATGTCCTTGGACTATCACTTCAAGGTGGAGCAAGAAGTGGGTTCCTCAGCTTATGCCTTCTTTGGCTTCAATG GAACCGCTGGTGTGTGGCGCATATCTGCTCTGAATGAGGCAGGTGGCTGGAAGGACCGAACCACGGTCGAAGACATGGACCTGGCTGTCCGAGCAAGCCTCAAGGGATGGAAGTTTGTGTGCCTTGGTGATCTCAGG GTTAAAAGTGAGCTCCCAAGTACGTTCAAGGCATTTCGGTACCAGCAACATAGATGGTCGTGCGGGCCTGCAAATCTGTTCaggaaaatgttgatggagattgtcaaAAATCAG AAAGTGACGCTTTGGAAGAAAATCTACGTCATCTACAACTTCTTTCTCGTGCGCAAGATAATCGGGCACATTTTGACGTCTGTGTTTTACTGCCTTGTTATCCCAGCCACAGTTTTTGTTCCTGAGGTTGAGATACCAAGGTGGGGTTACTTCTACATTCCAACCGTTATCACCCTTCTCAATGCTGTTGGGACTCCAAG GTCTTTTCACTTGGTTATCTTTTGGGTACTGTTTGAGAATGTCATGTCATTGCATAGAACAAAGGCGACCTTCAGCGGTCTACTGGAGCTAGGGAGGGTGAATGAGTGGGTGGTGACAGAAAAGCTTGGTGATATTCTGAAGATGAAAGTACAAAGCAAAGTTACCAAGAAGCTGCGAATGCGGATAAGAGAAAG GTTGCAGCTTTTGGAGCTTGGTGTTGCAGCCTATATATTCTTTTGTGGAAGTTATGACCTTTTGTTTGGCAAAAGATATTACTATGTCTTTCTCTTCATGCAATCCATCGCTTTCTTTGTCGTCGGTGTGGGTTTTGTTGGGACACTTGTCCCCAACTGA